In Nonomuraea sp. NBC_00507, the following are encoded in one genomic region:
- a CDS encoding ABC transporter ATP-binding protein: protein MEAGKPDFRSAGRYLWWLVRTQRGRCVAGAVLGSTWMVGLTLPPYLLSRAIDDGLTPGRWPTLAGWAAALLGVGVVNAWLGIMRHRTMTRVRMHAAFATVEAVVSQATRLGAALSRKVSAGEVVTIGFTDVTVIAQTLTITGPGVGAVLAYIVVAVLLLTVSPLLAVVVLAGIPLLVGLAGPLMGRLRTAETTYRTRQGALAARFVDIAGGLRVLSGLGGKEVYAERYRRGSQDLQAEGYRVGAVTSWIQALGVGLPTLFIGAVTWLAARMAVQGDLTAGELVAVYGYTAVLVVPVSFFIEGGYDLSRGLVAARRVVRFLALTPVPRGDAGAPPGAAVLRDQESGVEITPGRLTALVSARPAESAAVIDRLGRFAEPAALWDGTRLDEIDLTRVRERILVADNEAELFAGPLRDVVSGRGDPDDEAIERALHAAVAQDIVRGLPDGLDSAIDPQGRNLSGGQRQRVRLARALLADPETLLAVEPTSAVDAHTEAAIAGRLRAARSGRTTVVTSTSPLVLDQADTVYYLEDGVVAATGSHQDLLAEQLGYRLLVSRGMAAS, encoded by the coding sequence ATGGAAGCGGGCAAACCGGACTTTCGTAGCGCAGGACGGTATCTCTGGTGGCTGGTCCGGACCCAGCGTGGCCGCTGCGTCGCCGGGGCGGTGTTGGGGAGCACGTGGATGGTGGGACTGACGTTGCCGCCGTATCTCCTGTCACGCGCCATCGACGATGGGCTGACGCCCGGGCGCTGGCCCACGCTGGCGGGATGGGCGGCCGCGCTGTTAGGCGTCGGGGTGGTGAACGCCTGGCTGGGCATCATGCGGCATCGCACGATGACCAGGGTGCGCATGCACGCCGCCTTCGCCACCGTCGAGGCCGTGGTGTCACAGGCGACCCGGCTCGGCGCGGCGCTGTCGCGCAAGGTCTCGGCCGGAGAGGTCGTCACGATCGGGTTCACCGACGTCACGGTGATCGCCCAGACGCTGACCATCACCGGCCCGGGCGTCGGCGCCGTGCTGGCGTACATCGTCGTGGCCGTGCTCCTGCTGACCGTCTCGCCGCTGCTCGCCGTGGTGGTGCTGGCCGGCATACCGCTGCTCGTGGGGCTGGCCGGGCCGCTGATGGGGCGGCTTCGCACGGCCGAGACGACGTACCGGACGCGGCAGGGCGCGCTCGCCGCTCGCTTCGTGGACATCGCCGGAGGGCTGCGCGTGCTCAGCGGCCTCGGCGGCAAGGAGGTGTACGCCGAGCGCTACCGGCGCGGCTCCCAGGACCTCCAGGCGGAGGGCTATCGGGTCGGGGCGGTGACGAGCTGGATCCAGGCGCTCGGCGTCGGCCTGCCCACCCTGTTCATCGGGGCCGTGACCTGGCTGGCGGCGCGGATGGCGGTCCAGGGCGACCTCACGGCCGGCGAGCTGGTGGCGGTTTACGGGTACACCGCCGTGCTGGTGGTGCCGGTCTCGTTCTTCATCGAGGGCGGGTACGACCTCAGCCGCGGACTCGTCGCCGCCCGCCGCGTCGTCCGGTTCCTCGCCCTGACACCGGTCCCCCGCGGGGACGCCGGTGCACCCCCGGGAGCGGCGGTGCTGCGTGATCAGGAATCCGGGGTCGAGATCACGCCCGGGAGGCTGACCGCGCTCGTCAGCGCCCGGCCGGCGGAATCGGCGGCGGTGATCGACCGCCTCGGCCGGTTCGCCGAGCCGGCCGCGCTATGGGACGGGACCCGCCTCGACGAGATCGACCTGACGCGGGTACGCGAGCGGATCCTGGTCGCCGACAACGAGGCCGAGCTGTTCGCCGGCCCGCTGCGCGACGTCGTCTCCGGAAGGGGCGATCCGGACGACGAGGCCATCGAGCGGGCCCTGCACGCGGCCGTGGCCCAGGACATCGTGCGCGGGCTGCCGGACGGGCTCGACTCGGCCATCGATCCGCAGGGCCGCAACCTGTCGGGCGGCCAGCGGCAGCGCGTACGCCTGGCGCGGGCGCTGCTGGCCGATCCGGAAACGCTGCTGGCCGTCGAGCCCACGTCGGCGGTGGACGCGCACACGGAGGCGGCGATCGCGGGCCGGCTGCGAGCCGCGCGCTCGGGGCGTACCACGGTCGTCACCAGCACGTCGCCGCTCGTGCTCGACCAGGCGGACACGGTCTACTACCTGGAGGACGGGGTCGTCGCGGCGACCGGCAGCCATCAGGACCTCCTGGCCGAGCAGCTCGGCTACCGGCTCCTGGTGTCGCGCGGGATGGCGGCCTCATGA